GAACTATTTAAGCAATGAGCACCAAGTACTAATGTATgtataaatcaaatataatgtAAATTCTACTTTGATAaaaaaacatatacacattaagAGTGACTAGAAACTACTTACTTCCTGAATCTCATTCAACACAACCAGAAGATCTTTAGCAAGATCGTTACTGAGTTCTAAAGAACTCAAAGTTTTCGTATAGACCCGAACTTCTGGTGAATGTGGACATGCTAGGATCTCACTGCAAATTTTCATAGCCAGATTGTCATGAACTGTTAAGGCCTGgcaaatcaagagaaaaatactgataaattgaaattgtatctTTATAATACAGTCCTACATATCATTTCCAACTAATGATCTTGTCATAATCCCAAAATGtctaaaacaaaattaacatactCCTCCCCATGTGAGCTCCCCTTCTTATAGTAGATGCTGTGGTACAGTGCGTACTGAACCATTCACTCTCCAGGCTACCATGAGTTTTAGAGGCTAAAAGTTCCCAGGTATAGACTGAACCAGACTGAAGACAAAATAATGGGCTTTGCTTAAGATCACACTTCCTCCCCAAGAGTTAGTCCACACTGAGTAACTGGTAGATGTACAGGTACACAGCCCAGCCTTATCTCAATTCTGGACAAAGCAAagaacaatcccacttctggaacTTCCTGTGAGATCAGCTGAGGCCTTAAGACTGCATGACAGTTCAATTTCTTCCTCTGCCCAATCTATTTCTTTCACTCCTCCAAGATGCTGCTCATCAGAGTACACCCTAATGGCAACAGGTTCTTGAGGTCTTCAGTCACCATCACCTAGGACCTCAACGTTATCTTGGATTCCTCCAATTCCCCTGCCTCAAACAAAGCTCTTTCTCCTAGGCTTCTATACCAGCAACTTTTTTTCTGTCAATTTCTACTACTTTTTACTACTACTTTCTATTCTCTTTCTACAAGCATTTATCTCCAAAGCCAATTTTTTAACTGCTCTCTTTATTAATATTCTCTATTCCTCTTACCAATTCACCACACCTAATGAAACTGACAATCAAATTAATCTTCCCAATAATGACTGTTATCCCATTAAGCCTTTCATTATACTCTCTGCAAATAGAGTCAACTCCAAATTCCCTATCTTAATGTTCTGCCCTAACAGGCCTATTCAGGACCCTTAGCTATAATGATTTTTCCAGTTACCCAACATGACTTGTAAAACCAGCTACATTTGATCATCTGTACTGAGTCTTTTTCTCTATTCAAATCACTTCTCAAATCCAAACAAGGCCTAAGTGAAATTTACTCAGCGAGATTTAAAACTAGTAATGCTGAATTCATCATCCAAACCACATGAAACTTGCcatcttttaaaatgctaaagcACTTAACTATATCACTGACCCTTACtatattttgtcttaatttttgtaATCTTCTTTCTAATAACATGTAACTTAGTAACTCAAATGAGGTATGCAGTCACTAAATATCAATTAAAACAGGACCAATACCTTCAACTTAATACACTGACATCTGAAATAATTCATAACATTAATTTTCAATATGGTGAATGTTTGATCAAATGATATTAAAGGGTTAAAAACCAGTTTAATTTAATTTGTGGGAGAGTATGCACTAACTGTATCTTctctaaatgaaaaacaaaactaagcttCAGGTGAGTTTCATCCTTTGAATTCCTCTCCCCTGTATCAGAAACATAGCAGGTAAGTCCATAATTGAGCACTCAATGAGCCCTACATAACAGGTCATTATTCAGAATGAGTAACAGCCAGCACGAGGTAGGGAGCAGATGgtaaaaatgatgaatttttgGTAATTTCTGTTCAGTAGCAAAAATGttagcacttttatttttatatgattatctccccatttcccaaaaggctttttaaaattaaaatgtagttaatttacaacattAGTTTTAGGTGCATAACagttattcagtatttttatagatcatactccatttcaaattattttaaaataatggctacatttccctgtgctgtatagtatatccttgtagtttattttataaatagtagtctGTGTCTCTTAATCCCTTATCTCTGTcttatccctcccctctcctctctgatAACCACTAATCTCTATATCTGTTTgtcatattcattctttttattttttagattccacaaataagtaattaacagagtatttgtctttgtctgaattatttcagacaaataaattatttcagacaaaatacCTTCTAGGTCCACCAACATAGTTGCAAaagacctttttcttttcttagtgtTATGTACTACCACATACACCAGAAATCCCAAGATCAATATGCAGCCTctctattttaaagaaactatcaGAAGGATTATTTTACCAAAACAACAGAGACCTGCATGCTAGTTACTACCCTTACCATCCATAGGCTAATATACTCACCCACCTGATAATCTTGGGACTTCTTGGCCTGAGGATTTAACCCACTTGGTCTTGTCAAATCTACAAGTAACTCAGCAACATTAGTGATATCTATTTCAGCTAAAGGAGAAGACGCCGGGGCATTGGCCAGTGTTTTCAGAGTTGGCAGAAAGGCTTCTTCAAAACATTCCTGGTTAGTCCTATTGAAAAACAATTGAAGGTATGTTAGCAAAGAAAAAGCAtatgattctttaaaaacaacattATATGTAAAATTCACCCTATCAAGATATAGTACATGTTTATCTAGGAAAGAGCCAAATAATTCAGGTAGATAGAATCTAGGTAAATTCTTCTCATTTactactgaagaaaaagaaaactaacaacAAAATACTATAAATATGACTCATGAGGAGCCTAGATTCAATTTCAAGCTGGACTTTGGTTATCAATATGACTAAATACCTGCTTGCATAAGCAAACATGGGGAAGAACACGCCTAGGCAATGTCGAAGTCGAACATCCTCTTCAGTCACAGGATTGTACCATAACAAGACAAGATGAGAAAGAATCCTGCTGCTGACCAAAAGTCCAGAGAACATCAGCTTGGCTAGTCCTTCTGCAGCTCCTGTCCTGAGTTCAGACACCTATTAAAAATgactttcattaaaagaaaatttttatttgtattaaaacTTCCCTTTTAGGCCTTACATTGCAGCCCATCCTACAgtacttttatataaatttatccAAAATCATCCATGCTATTATGATTATTTAAAGGCACATAAGaggactttatttctttttaggttaAGGCTATGTGACAAACTATTAGTCTAGCTATAAATTCCCTTTCAACTCTTCAGACGAACAAAAAGAACCAAAAGGTAATATTGTGAAACCAGAAACCAAAACCATATGTATTAAACACTTATCATGGTGCTAAGATATAGAAAACTTTCAGTAACGGTCTCTACCATCAGGGAAGGTGTCTATAAATGAAAGTTCCACAGGCAGGAGTGGCAATATGTGTGAATAACAGGTAAAATGTGAATAGAAGGTGCACAAGAAGAAAAAGGCATTCCTGGTAACCaaaacaaaactagagaaaaaaatgaaaaagaggtaGTGGTATTCAAACAGATACAGATACAAAAGAGTAGCAGTTAAAAATACTGGCTACTGAGCCTGAATTAAATTCAAGCCTCTGACACTTCCTACCTAGGTGCATAATCTGATCCTATGCGTATTACATAATTTCTTTGTGCCtcacttttttcatatatataaaatgggtaacAGAAGTACTTatcacaaaagacaaagaatatatgtaaaactcttagaagcgCCATCCACACAGTAAACCCTTAACAAATGccagtgattatttttattacagataGAAAGTAAGTTTTCTTAGGAATCAGATTAGAAAGAACTTGAAAGTTAGGTAAAGAAATTCATCCTCAATGAAATAGGATATAGTTGAAGATTTTTGAAAGAGTACTTAAGACAAATGAGATTTCAGGAAAATTATGTTGACAAATCATAGATTATTTAACTAAATTCTGTGACGTATATGCAGACTACATTCAAAAcgttgggctagatgaagcacaagctggaatcaagactgccaggagaaatatcaataacctcagatacacagatgacaccacctttacggcaaaaaaaacccagaggaactaaagagcagcttgatgaaagagaaagaggacagtgaaaacactgatttaaaactcaacattcaaaaaatgaagatcatagccatccagtcccaacacttcatggcaaatagatggggaaacaatgggaacagtgacagactttatcttcttgggcttcaaaatcactgcagatgtgactacagccatgatattaaaaaggcacttgctccttggaagaaaagctatgactaaccgagacagcatgttaaaaaacagacacattactttgctgacaaaggtccatatagtcaaagctatggtttttccagtagtcatgtggatgtaagagtaggaccataaagaaagctgagcactgaagaattgatgtttttgagctgtggtgttagagaagactcttgagagtcccttggacagcaaggagatcaaaccagtcaatcctaaaggaattcaatcctgaatattcactggaagggctgaagctgaagctccaatagcttggccacctgatgcaaagacctgactcactggaaaagacccagatgctgggaaagattgaaagcaggaggagaaggggatgacaggatgagatggttggatggcaccaccgattcaatggacaagagcttgagcaagctctgggagttggtgatggacagggaagcctggtgtgctgcagtccattgggtcgcaaagagttggacccaacagagcaactgaacaacaacaatgttgaCAGGCCATAATCTGGGAATGAAAGACAAATCTAAACTAGAGGGGACAGAAGGGAAAACAGTGGAATGAGGAAATACAAAAACTATTTCAGAAATTTTTTCAAaactcaaaaatgaaaagaaaaataaagaggttgATAAGATTAATACGTGCCAGAGTACTGTGGAAAGACTACTTTCCACACACAAACTCATTTAGGgctcaaaaccaccatgagggcAGAGACTTTGTTCCACCTAGCACTGTACTCTCAGGAGCATATAGCGACGGGCACATAAATAGCTGTCAAATACTTACTAACTAAATTAAAGAACCAGCCCACTGAATAAGCATCATTTTCccatttcaaagataaaaaaacaGTCCAGAGACAATAAACACCTTATTGAAGATTCAAAGATGTTACCAGAACACAAGTCTGTAAGTCTCCAATTCCAAAGGCTGCATgcctttcatctttttaaaatttctaacatAGGAATTTGAATTGGGACAGGACTGCAGGTCTTTGAAGCAtgtaaaaaaaaacttgtatatgGCCTAGAGCACAATTAAGAAAGTCAAGATTTTTTTAGTGgttatgacaaaaataaaatcaaagtcacAGAATCTAGTGAAGCCAGAAAGAGATTAATGAACctgcactatttaaaaaaaaaaaaaaaaaaaaccccaaaacaaaactcATTCATCTACAGTCAAACAGTTTTCCTGTTCAAAGTTTTCTACTGACATCTATGCAATGTCAGCAAACCCACAGCACTGGATAATTCCCAACAAGAAGTCAGTCTTATTACTTGGCTAGtaacttaaaatttaagaaaatgctaATAAGGACTTATTTCCACCAATTTATAGTCAAAATGGGATGTCAAAAACTGTTACAGTAAGGAAAtacattaaatgttaattttaaaaaggtcaaCTCATCAAAAAGATACTtacaaacataaaacaaacaacagaGCCCCAAAACATCTCGAATACATTGATGGGACTGAAGGGAGAAGACAGCTTGAAAACAGTAACTGAAGACATTAATACGCCACTTTCCATAATGAATAGAACAGCTGGACAGACCAAAAGGAAGTAGAGGACTTAACACCATAAACCTACCAAATACACAAAACACTCCCCCCAACAACAGTAGACTGCCTAGTCTTCTCAAGTGCATGTGGAACAGTCTCAAGAATAAAGCCCATATTAGAcccaaaacaagtctcaataaattcataaaaaatgACATCATACAAAGTATCCTCTCCAACTACAATGGAAAACACCTGAAAAGCATAACAAGATAACTGTAAAATTCACAAGTATGTAAATTAAACAATATACTCTTCTTACACACCAACAGGTCAAAGTagtcatcaaaatgaaaattagaaactaCTTAAttagatgaataaaaataaaaaacaaaaacttttgatACACACCAAAGTGTTCAGAGGAAAATTTACAGCAGTAAAtgtctatgttaaaaaaaaatctaaaaccaatAAGCTAACTTTACAtcttaaagaactaaaaaagaaacagaaaattagagggaaaaacaaactcaatgaaactggaagttggttctttgaaaagataaacacacTTGAAAAACCTTTAATTAtattgacaaaagaaaaaagacacaaataactaaaatcagaaatgaaagcaggAGCATTACAGCTGACCTTACAGAAGTAAAAAGGATTATAAACATAATACTAAGAACTGAATATCAACAAATTAAACAAACTAGATGAAACGAACCACATCCTAGAAACACACAAATTGCCAAAAAGGTcttaagaagaaatataaaatctgaatacaccaataaaaaatacatagattGAATAAGTAAATGAGAAACTTCTCCAAAAGAAAAGTCTAAGACTATACGTGTTCACTgataaattctaccaaatatttgaagaactgATATCAATCTTTCTCAAAGTCTTCctaaaaaacagaagaggagaaaacaatTCCTATCTCAATTTATGAGGTCAgtattaccctgacaccaaaggCAGACAAAGACAATGCAAGGAAACTATAGATTAATTTTCCTTATGAATACCAATGTAAAAAATCTTTACCAAattactagcaaaccaaatccaacaacatatgaaaaagatTATACAACTTAACTCAGTGGGATTTATCCAAAGAATGCAAGGGTGGTTCAATATAAGAAAATGAAGCATTATAATGTACCATagcaattgaaaaaaaatcacaggatcGTTTCAACTCATACAGAAAAACCATTTGACAAAATTAGACATGCTTTTATGATTAGGGGAAAAAacctcagagaaataaaaataatttcttcaaaatgatAGAGGGCATTTATGAAGAATCCACATTATAGTTAACAAAGACTGAAAACGTTCCCCCTAAGACCAGAAATAAGACGAGGATGCCTTCTTTAACCACTGCTATTCAAGACTACACAGCAAGTTCCAGCAAGAACAATTAgagcaggaaaggaaataaaagatattcaaattgaaaaggaagaattaaaactgtCTCTTCACAGATAACTTGATCTTCAGAGAGAAAATaccaaagaatacacacacagagaaactaCAAGAGTTAGCAAATGAATGCAGCAAAGTTGCATGATACAAAATTAAATCaatccacacacaaaaatacagttGAGTTTTCTATACAATATGAATgaacaattcaaaaaaaaaattaagaaaataattccatttacaatagcatccaaaataaagtatataggaataaatttaaccaaggaagtaaaAAACATGGACCCAGACACctatataacatttttgaaagaaatcaaagacaacctAAATACAAGTAAAGACATTTGAGTTAACAGACTGGAAACCATTAAGTTGGCAATACtgccccaaagcaatctacatatattcaatgcaatccctatcaaaattccaacagacttttttgcagaaatggaaaagtCAATCCTCAAATTCATAAGAACTTCAAGGTACttcaaataaccaaaacaatacTGAAAATAATGAGCTGAAGTTGGAAAACTCAACTCCCTGGTTTCAAAACTTATTATTATGAAGTTACATGaatcaagacagtttggtactggccCAAGATGGACACAGACAATGAAAAGGAAttgagaattcagaaataaacccatatactGATGATCAATTGACTCTCTGATCTTCCACAATGGTGCTAAAACAATTCAGTAGGAAAAGAATAATCTCTTCAACTAATGGTGCTAAGACAACTGTATGTCCACAGTTAAACCAATGAAATTGGACTTCTGCCTCAAACCATTTACTGAGATATTAGCTGAAAACGCACCAATACATCTAAATCAAAAGCTAAAGgagtaaaacttttagaagaaaataaaaggataaacatTCATGACTTCTGATTAGACAGTGTAGTCTTAGAcaaaacaccaaaagcacaagcaacaaaagataAATTAGTCTTCATCGAAACCTAAAACTTCATAAAAATCTGAGAAcattattaaaaaagtaaaaataccaattaaaaaataagcaaaggattTGAGTAGATATTTCTCTAAGCAAGGCATACAAATAGCCAAAAGGCACAGGGAGATACtcatcactagtcattagggtAATATAattcaaaactacagtgaggtgcCAAGCCAATCTACTAGAGTAGCTAAAAATTTCAAGAACAATTTTctcatattaattttaataacaaacaataaaattgttaaaataacaagtgttgataagGATGGAACTCCTGTTCGTTGTTGGTACACTGGGAATGTAAAGTAGTTCAGCTgctatgaaaaacagtttggcaggtcctcaaaaaattaaagaaattaccATATGAAACCATGAAATTCCTACAGAAAAAACAGAGGGTAGTAAGCTCCTTAATATAGGCAATGAGCTAGCAActgctggcaagaatactggagtgaattgccatttcctgttactccaggggattttcctgacccagggatcgacctgcatctcttgcctctcctgcattggcaggcagattctttgcctctgcaccacctgggaagccctgcatttACTTTCCTGGCTTTTCATCTGTGAGAGAGAAAGCCTCTAAGGAGAGCAGCCACCACATCCATGGCAGGGATTTTGCGCGCAGTAGTTCAGAGGCCCCCAGGGAGACTTCAAACGGCAACAAAAGGTGTGGAGCCTCTTATTTGTACAGATTGGATTCGTCACAAATTTACGAGGTCAAGAATTCCAGATGAAGTTTTTCGGCCTTCACCTGAAGATCATGAAAAATACGGTGGGGATCCACAGCAACCTCATAAACTGCATATTGTTACCagaataaaaagtacaaaaagacGTCCATATTGGGAGAAAGATATAATAAAGATGCTTGGGTTACAAAAAGCACACACTCCTCAAGTTCACAAAAATATCCCTTCAGTGAATGCAAAACTGAAAGTGGTTAAACATTTGATAAGAATCAAGCCCCTGAAGCTGCCCCAGGGTCTCCCAACAGAGGAGGACATGTCCAACACGTGCCTGAGGAGCACTGGCGAGCTGGTCGTGGGGTGGCTCCTGAGCCCCGCGGACCAGGCAGCGAAGAAGTGCTGATGGCCCAGCAGCTTCAGAGTAGAAAGTGGAAGTCATTTCTATAAAGATGGTGAGAAAGTgttctcattaaaatattttaaaaattctaaaaaaaaaaaaaaaaataggcaatgaaagcaaaataaacaagtgggactatatcaaactgaAAATCATCTCcagagcaaaggaaatcatcaacaaaatgaaaagacagcctatggaatgggaaaaaaaaatttgcaaattatttatctgttaaaggattaatatccaaaattaaatataaagaactctactacaactcaatagcaaaaccaACAATTTGATTAATTGttgttccctggtggtccacctTCCAGGCAGTtaagtccagttgttaagactccaccttctaCTGCAAGGAGTGTGGgttcaaccttcctgacttcagattatagtacaaagctatagtcatcaagactatactggcacaaaaaaagaaatacagacaaATGTAACAAGACTGAGACCTCAGAGGTAatcccatgcacctatggattccttattttttacaaaggaggaaagaatatacaatggggcaaagatagtctcttcagtaagtgctgcggggaaaactggacagctacgtgtaaaacaatgaaattagaagacatcctaacaccatacacaaagataagactcaaaatggataaagacctaaatgtaagaccagaaactataaaactcctagaggaaaacacaggcagaacactctatgacataaatcacagcaagatcctctatgacctaccaaCTAtagtaatggaaattaaaaagaaaataaacacgtaggacctaattaaatttaaaagcttttttgcacagcaaaggaaactataaacaaagtgaaaagacaaccctgagAATGGGAATAAATAACAGTAAatgaaaacaactgacaaaggattaatctcaaaaatatacaagcagttcatacaaatcaacaacaacaaaaacaatcaatcaaaaactgggcgaaagacctaaacagacatttctccaaagaagacatgcagatgtctaacaaatacatgaaaagatgtttaacatggttcattattagagaaatgtgaatcaaaactacaatgacataTTAACTCAtagtggtcagaatggccatcatcaaaaactctaaaagcaataaatgctagagagggtgtggagaaaaaggaaccctcttgcactgttggtggtaatgcaaattgatacagtcactatggagaaaagtatggagactccttaagaaactaggaataaaaccaccatacgacccagcaatcccattactaggcatacaccctgaggaaaccaaaactgaaaaagacacatgtaacccaatgtttactgcagctctatttacaatagctaggacatggaagaaacctagatgtccatcgacagatgaatggataaagcagctgTGCTCTCGCACACACGTGCATgctctctctgtgtatatatattttatatatatctatatatatatataatatataatattttatataaaatataaaatatataatatatatataaaatatataatggaatagtactcagccataaaaaggaacatacttgagtcagtcctaatgaggtggatgaacctagagcctattatagagagtgaggtgagtcaaaaggagaaaaacaatcaTCGTCTGCTAATGCACACACATGGAACCTATCtgcagagcagcagtggagacatAGACATTAAGAACAGACTCTGGGCCaggctgggtggggggcaggggagggtagGCGGTATGGTGAGAGTACcaggaaacatacattaccatagtAAAATAgacagtcaatgggaatttgctgtctgactcagggaactcaaaccagagCTCAGTAACAACCTAGAcgggtgggatagggagggaggtgggaggaaaatGCAAGTGGAATGGGACATGGGTACATCTATGGCAGATTCAcattgatgtttggtagaaaccaacgctggagaaggaaatggcaacccactacaatacccttgcctggaaaatcccatgaatggagcggcctggtaggctacagtccatgtggtcacaaagagtcagaccaatgcaatactgtaaagcaattatccttcaattaaaaataaattttttaaaaaatgggcagaggaattgataaacattttttgaaaggagatacacaaatggctgacaggtacatgaaaaggcgctcaatatcactaatcaccaggaaaacacaaaacaaaactaaaatgaggaacttccctggtggtccagtggttaagactccaccttccaatgcagggggcatggattcgatccctggttgggagaactaagatcccacatgctgtaaggTGCTAGAAGAAACATGAATacttttatgcaaaaaaaaaaaaaaacaaaccagcaaCAACTGATCATACCTTGCACCATATACAAAAGATTAACTCAAAAATggataaaaaccaaaatataaaaacttaaaaaagaatttaaggggaaaaaaaaaccccaccacaatgagatatcacctcacactgttAAAATGGTTTTACCAAAAAGACATTTGGCaagaatctgaagaaaaaagaaCCTAGGTGCagtcttggtgggaatgtaaattggtgtagtcaTTATGGAAAGTAGAATGAAATTCTTCAAAACAGTAAAaacacaaatactatatgattcagcaatcccattttggggtatatatccaaagtaaatgaaaaagagaatctTGAAGAcatatctgcactcccatgttcactgtagcattactTACAAGAGCTAAGATATAAAAACAACCTATGTGTCTATTAGTGAATGAATAGAGAAGATGAGAGATATATAgtgcaatattattcagccataaaaaaggaaggaaatcctgccgTTTGCAACAACAGGACTAGACCTTGAGGACAATATACTAACTGAAATAGCCTGACAAATACTTTTgttgtatcacttatatgtagaaatctttcaaaaagttaaactCAGAGAAAtagtagaatagtggttaccagagaTTGGTGAATGGGGGCAAATATAGAGGTTTGTatagatgaataagttctagagaccAAATGTAAAACATGGTGGCTAAATGATAACACTATAGTATTACTAAAATCTGCTGAGAGAACATaaatgttttaactttaaaaagaaagaaaggttgaGGATATATTAAACAATTAGTTGGGATGAGGAGCAGAAGCAAAATCCTAAaacagcaaagaagaattaatatatGACCTGGTAACCCTACTTCTAGAaatatactcaaaagaattgaaaatagctactcagccatacgtatcttcatagcagtactattcacaGCACCCAAAGGTGGAAACAGTCCAAACATCCTTCAGTGGATGAATGgctaaacaaattgtggtatatacgTAGAACAGAATATTATTCTGCCATAAGAAGGCTTGTGACACAAGTCACAACATagataaatcttgaaaaaaactaagagaaagaaagcagacaggaagtcacatattttatgat
This sequence is a window from Odocoileus virginianus isolate 20LAN1187 ecotype Illinois chromosome 21, Ovbor_1.2, whole genome shotgun sequence. Protein-coding genes within it:
- the LOC110127909 gene encoding large ribosomal subunit protein uL30m — encoded protein: MAGILRAVVQRPPGRLQTATKGVEPLICTDWIRHKFTRSRIPDEVFRPSPEDHEKYGGDPQQPHKLHIVTRIKSTKRRPYWEKDIIKMLGLQKAHTPQVHKNIPSVNAKLKVVKHLIRIKPLKLPQGLPTEEDMSNTCLRSTGELVVGWLLSPADQAAKKC